Proteins from one Flammeovirgaceae bacterium genomic window:
- the murA gene encoding UDP-N-acetylglucosamine 1-carboxyvinyltransferase, whose amino-acid sequence MSSFRIRGGRPLKGEIVPQGAKNEALQVICATLLTPGPVTLSNIPDILDVNKLISLVKGLGSSVEKLAEGTYRFTAKTIDVDFLKTEEYKKKAAALRGSIMLLGPILARYGKASIPKPGGDKIGRRRLDTHFLGFQHLGATFQFHPGENLYQIDATRLKGGYMLLDEASVTGTANIIMAAVLAKGTTTIYNAACEPYLQQLCLMLNRMGAKISGIGSNLVTIEGVERLSGTEHRLLPDMIEIGSFIGLAAMSQSDITIKGCRVDMLGLIPGTFRRLGIKLEINGDDIRVPAQGQYEIESYIDGSILNVADAPWPGLTPDLLSVILVVCTQAKGTVLIHQKMFESRLFFVDKLIDMGAQIILCDPHRATVIGLERKQPLRGIPMSSPDIRAGVALLIAALSAKGESVISNIDQIDRGYQDIEGRLKKLGADIERID is encoded by the coding sequence ATGAGCTCGTTCAGGATACGAGGCGGCAGGCCCCTGAAGGGGGAGATCGTGCCACAGGGGGCGAAGAACGAAGCCCTTCAGGTGATTTGCGCCACCCTGCTGACCCCCGGGCCGGTCACCCTCTCCAACATCCCCGACATCCTGGACGTGAACAAGCTGATTAGCCTGGTCAAAGGCCTGGGCTCCTCGGTGGAAAAGCTGGCGGAGGGCACTTACCGGTTTACGGCAAAAACAATTGATGTCGATTTTTTAAAGACCGAAGAATACAAGAAAAAGGCAGCCGCCCTGCGGGGCTCCATCATGTTGCTGGGCCCCATCCTTGCCCGCTACGGAAAAGCCAGCATTCCCAAGCCCGGTGGCGACAAGATCGGGCGCAGGCGCCTTGACACCCATTTTCTCGGGTTTCAGCACCTGGGCGCAACCTTTCAATTCCATCCCGGGGAAAACCTTTACCAGATAGACGCCACCCGCCTAAAGGGGGGCTACATGCTGCTGGACGAGGCCTCCGTGACCGGGACGGCCAACATTATAATGGCCGCGGTACTGGCCAAGGGGACGACCACCATCTACAATGCCGCCTGTGAGCCTTACCTTCAGCAACTGTGCCTGATGCTCAACCGGATGGGCGCCAAGATTTCGGGCATAGGGTCCAACCTGGTCACCATCGAAGGCGTGGAAAGGCTTTCGGGCACGGAACACCGCCTGCTCCCCGACATGATCGAGATCGGGAGTTTCATAGGCCTTGCCGCCATGTCCCAGTCGGACATCACCATCAAGGGATGCCGGGTGGACATGCTGGGGCTTATCCCCGGGACTTTCAGGAGGCTTGGGATAAAACTGGAAATAAACGGGGACGATATCCGCGTGCCGGCCCAAGGCCAATACGAGATCGAATCCTACATCGATGGGTCCATCCTCAACGTGGCCGATGCCCCCTGGCCCGGCCTGACCCCCGACCTTTTGAGCGTTATCCTGGTGGTATGCACACAGGCAAAGGGCACGGTGCTCATCCATCAAAAAATGTTTGAAAGCCGGTTGTTCTTTGTGGACAAGCTCATTGATATGGGTGCACAGATCATCCTTTGCGACCCCCACCGCGCCACCGTGATCGGGCTGGAAAGGAAACAGCCCTTGCGGGGCATCCCCATGTCTTCCCCCGACATCCGTGCAGGGGTGGCCTTGCTTATTGCCGCCCTTTCGGCAAAGGGGGAAAGCGTGATTTCCAATATCGACCAGATTGACAGGGGCTACCAGGATATCGAAGGGCGGCTGAAAAAGCTGGGGGCGGATATTGAGAGGATAGACTGA
- the xth gene encoding exodeoxyribonuclease III translates to MAIKKFASWNVNGIRATIKKDFVKDMRALAPDILCLQETKASAEEAKATLEIMDEYYIYTNSSKARKGYSGTAILTREEPVQVTYDMGLEEHDQEGRVITAEFNRFFIATVYTPNSGAGLDRLDYRETWDKAFLNYILWLNKRKPVIVCGDLNVAHRDIDIARARENYNKSAGYTQREIDGFQRFVDAGFVDTFRHFHPKEVKYTYWNYVTNGRAKNIGWRIDYFMVSERILPAVRDAAIHNEYFGSDHCPVSMEVEI, encoded by the coding sequence ATGGCCATAAAAAAATTTGCGTCCTGGAATGTCAATGGCATAAGGGCAACCATCAAAAAGGATTTTGTAAAGGACATGCGGGCACTGGCACCCGACATCCTGTGCCTGCAGGAAACCAAGGCCTCCGCGGAAGAAGCAAAGGCCACCCTGGAAATCATGGACGAATATTATATATATACAAATTCCTCCAAGGCCAGAAAGGGGTATTCGGGCACGGCCATCCTCACCAGGGAAGAACCGGTGCAGGTAACCTATGACATGGGCCTCGAAGAACACGACCAGGAGGGAAGGGTCATCACGGCAGAGTTCAACCGGTTTTTCATTGCCACGGTGTATACCCCTAACTCCGGTGCCGGCCTGGACAGGCTGGACTACCGCGAAACATGGGACAAGGCGTTTTTAAACTATATCCTCTGGCTAAACAAACGCAAGCCCGTTATTGTTTGTGGGGACCTGAACGTGGCGCACCGCGATATCGATATTGCCAGGGCCAGGGAAAACTACAACAAGTCGGCCGGGTATACACAACGCGAAATCGATGGCTTCCAGCGCTTTGTGGACGCTGGCTTTGTGGACACGTTCCGGCATTTCCATCCCAAAGAAGTGAAGTATACCTACTGGAACTACGTCACCAATGGCCGGGCAAAAAACATCGGCTGGCGCATCGACTACTTCATGGTAAGCGAAAGGATTTTGCCTGCCGTCCGTGACGCGGCCATCCACAATGAATACTTTGGCTCGGACCATTGCCCCGTGAGCATGGAAGTGGAAATTTGA
- a CDS encoding 50S ribosomal protein L9: protein MEIILKQDVQGLGYKNDIVKVKPGYGRNFLIPNGTAIIANSSNKRMVEENIRQAAHKAEKLVQDAKALAEKIGELAIEIGTKAGESGKIFGAITVNQIAEVLKAKGIDIDRKKVILKETPKQLGSYTVTLDLHKEVKHEITVNVVAE from the coding sequence ATGGAAATAATTCTTAAACAAGACGTCCAGGGCCTAGGCTACAAAAACGATATCGTTAAGGTAAAACCGGGATATGGGAGGAATTTCCTAATCCCCAACGGGACCGCCATTATCGCCAATTCCTCCAACAAGAGGATGGTGGAGGAGAACATCCGCCAGGCCGCCCACAAGGCGGAAAAACTGGTGCAGGACGCCAAAGCCCTTGCGGAAAAAATTGGCGAACTGGCCATTGAGATCGGGACCAAGGCCGGGGAGAGCGGAAAGATCTTTGGGGCCATTACCGTCAACCAAATAGCCGAAGTGTTGAAGGCAAAAGGAATTGATATCGACCGCAAAAAGGTAATCCTAAAGGAAACCCCCAAGCAACTGGGCAGCTACACCGTGACCCTCGACCTTCACAAGGAAGTGAAGCACGAGATCACCGTAAACGTGGTGGCCGAATAA
- a CDS encoding GSCFA domain-containing protein, with product MDTFRTVLPNAPSPFPIGLSDRCLTVGSCFADHLGQLLLDHKFETLANPFGTSYNPISIHKSLGYAIQNELPSENTYGELNETFFNYDFHSSFSSLDRDALRHNIARAIGQAHDFLKSATVLLITYGTSWAYERKATGDIVSNCHKVPSVEFDKQLLTQKKIIESFDGLYQQLTVLNPGIRTILTLSPVRHLRDTLELNAVSKSILRLTCHTLGQAYPRVEYFPAYEIVLDDLRDYRFYDRDLLHPSAEAIGYIWRYFGGRYFAPGTARFVKQWESIRKALAHRPYQPGSATHQKFLKQLVSQLEELKSTVNVDKEIGQVQGQMQAFNG from the coding sequence ATGGACACATTTCGGACGGTACTTCCCAACGCCCCATCCCCTTTCCCCATTGGGTTAAGCGACAGGTGCCTTACCGTTGGCTCCTGTTTTGCGGACCACCTGGGCCAATTGCTACTGGACCATAAGTTTGAAACATTGGCCAACCCGTTTGGCACCTCCTACAACCCCATCTCCATCCACAAGTCGCTCGGGTACGCCATCCAAAATGAATTGCCATCGGAAAACACCTATGGGGAGCTCAACGAAACTTTTTTCAATTATGACTTCCACTCCTCGTTCTCCTCGTTGGACCGGGACGCCCTTCGGCACAACATTGCCAGGGCCATTGGCCAGGCCCATGATTTCCTCAAGTCCGCCACTGTGCTGCTCATTACGTATGGCACCTCGTGGGCCTACGAGCGCAAAGCCACCGGGGACATAGTGTCCAATTGCCACAAAGTACCTTCCGTTGAGTTCGACAAGCAGCTCCTCACGCAAAAAAAAATCATTGAATCCTTTGATGGCCTTTACCAACAACTGACAGTCCTCAACCCCGGCATCAGGACTATCCTTACACTGAGCCCTGTCAGGCACCTCAGGGACACCCTGGAACTCAACGCGGTAAGCAAATCCATCCTCAGGCTCACCTGCCACACCCTTGGCCAGGCTTACCCCCGCGTGGAATATTTCCCTGCTTACGAAATCGTATTGGATGATTTGCGGGATTACCGCTTCTACGACCGCGATTTGCTGCACCCCTCGGCCGAGGCAATCGGATACATCTGGCGCTACTTTGGCGGGCGTTATTTTGCCCCTGGCACTGCACGGTTTGTGAAACAATGGGAAAGCATAAGGAAGGCCCTGGCACACCGGCCCTACCAGCCCGGCTCCGCCACGCACCAAAAATTCCTGAAACAGTTGGTTTCCCAACTGGAAGAACTTAAAAGCACGGTAAATGTTGATAAAGAGATAGGCCAGGTACAGGGCCAGATGCAGGCGTTCAATGGCTAA
- a CDS encoding DUF4290 domain-containing protein, translating into MIAEYNTQREPIKLKEYGRNVQKLVNYIRTIPDKDKRTEMATTLIELVKQLAPSVKEASENPQRIWDDLYIMADFNFDINNPYPVPDPGTVFKKPRPMAYPQSKVRYKHYGKSIEKLIVEALAKEDPKEKEDAVIYLGKLMKTFHGNWNKETIDDSVILKDIEKMSEGKLTLDLDKVREENLFEKLYREKKKQRNQNDRSRNDRRGHGKKHHRRRDQ; encoded by the coding sequence ATGATTGCAGAATACAACACCCAACGCGAGCCCATCAAACTAAAGGAGTATGGCCGCAACGTACAGAAGCTTGTCAACTATATACGCACCATACCCGATAAGGACAAGCGTACCGAGATGGCCACCACCCTTATCGAGTTGGTGAAGCAACTGGCCCCCTCCGTAAAGGAGGCATCCGAAAACCCCCAGCGCATATGGGACGACCTGTACATCATGGCCGATTTCAATTTCGACATCAACAACCCCTATCCTGTGCCCGACCCCGGCACGGTTTTTAAGAAGCCAAGGCCCATGGCCTATCCGCAAAGCAAGGTACGGTACAAGCATTATGGAAAAAGCATCGAGAAGCTCATCGTGGAGGCCCTGGCCAAAGAAGACCCCAAGGAGAAAGAAGATGCGGTGATCTACCTGGGCAAGCTCATGAAAACCTTTCATGGCAACTGGAACAAAGAGACCATTGACGACTCCGTCATCCTTAAAGACATCGAGAAAATGTCGGAGGGGAAGCTGACGTTGGACCTCGACAAGGTGAGGGAGGAAAACCTGTTTGAAAAACTGTACCGCGAGAAGAAAAAGCAGCGCAACCAAAACGACAGGTCCCGCAACGACAGAAGGGGCCATGGAAAGAAACACCACCGCAGAAGGGACCAATGA
- a CDS encoding 30S ribosomal protein S18, translating into MTLMNEPIKRAEVKPKYCRFKKNGIKYIDYKDPDFLMKFVNEQGKLLPRRLTGTSWKFQRRVSKAVKRARHLAFLPYVGDSLK; encoded by the coding sequence ATGACATTAATGAACGAACCCATTAAGCGGGCAGAGGTAAAGCCCAAGTACTGCCGCTTCAAAAAGAACGGAATCAAGTACATTGACTATAAAGACCCCGACTTCCTCATGAAGTTTGTGAACGAGCAGGGCAAACTGTTGCCCCGCAGGCTGACCGGCACCAGTTGGAAATTCCAAAGGCGGGTTTCCAAGGCCGTGAAGCGGGCACGCCACCTGGCTTTTTTGCCTTACGTTGGCGATTCTTTAAAATAA
- a CDS encoding UvrD-helicase domain-containing protein: MDYLQTLNAPQLEGATNTEGPCMIIAGAGSGKTRVLTYRIAHLIDAKGVDPFGIMALTFTNKAAKEMRHRIEGVIGTDARNIWMGTFHSVFARILRAEAHHIGYPNNFTIYDTDDSKSLIRAIVKEMGLDETQYKANVVYNRISAAKNRLIPWQDYLNNPVLLADDAANMRPEIGNIFRNYSLRCFRSGAMDFDDLLFNTDKLFKEHLEVLNKYQHRIRYFLVDEFQDTNLCQYFIIRKLAAVTQNICVVGDDAQSIYGFRGADISNILNFEKDYPDLKVIKLEQNYRSTKTIVEAANSVIAKNKAQLPKHVWTSNEDGSLIGLIKAVSDNEEGKLVATSIFEEKMQHQLKFSDIAILYRTNSQSRALEESLRRMNIKYKIIGGLSFYQRKEIKDLLAYLRYTLNQQDEASFRRIINLPRRGIGGSTVDKVIVAANDHGITIWEVLQNASSFLGGRAVNAIENFVALINRFVIEVGSKDAYEAAAGIAKSSGLLRELYEDKTVEGLNRYENVQELLNAIKEFTDDPEKEDKSLAAFLQEVSLVTGQDEDKDNDPEKVTLMTIHMAKGLEFKYVYIVGMEEDLFPSQMMLTSRSELEEERRLFYVAITRSQKKLFLSYALTRYRFGRLKNCEPSRFLDDIDARYIKVSARVGVLEPAPNPQYAKSFVSGLKKAQRAQPTMKSNYKPSPDFAPSDTSGLKEGMKVEHPKFGYGVVTAMDDTGANRKARIKFSDFGEKTLLLSFAKLKIHEN, translated from the coding sequence ATGGATTACCTACAAACACTCAATGCGCCCCAACTGGAGGGCGCCACCAACACAGAAGGGCCTTGCATGATCATTGCGGGGGCGGGCTCGGGCAAGACAAGGGTCCTCACCTACCGCATTGCACACCTCATTGACGCCAAGGGCGTGGACCCATTTGGCATCATGGCCCTCACGTTTACCAACAAAGCGGCCAAGGAGATGCGCCACCGCATCGAAGGCGTGATCGGCACCGATGCCCGCAATATCTGGATGGGGACATTCCACTCCGTGTTTGCGCGCATCCTGCGTGCCGAGGCGCACCACATTGGCTACCCCAACAACTTTACCATCTACGACACCGATGATTCAAAGTCCCTCATCAGGGCGATCGTGAAGGAAATGGGTTTGGACGAAACCCAGTATAAGGCCAACGTGGTATACAACAGGATCAGTGCGGCAAAGAACAGGCTTATCCCCTGGCAGGATTACCTCAACAACCCGGTGCTGCTGGCCGATGATGCCGCCAATATGCGGCCCGAGATAGGGAACATTTTCCGAAACTACAGTTTGCGTTGTTTCAGGTCCGGGGCGATGGATTTTGACGACCTGCTGTTCAACACCGATAAACTCTTCAAAGAGCATTTGGAGGTGCTGAACAAATACCAACACCGCATCCGGTACTTCCTGGTGGACGAGTTTCAGGACACCAACCTCTGCCAGTACTTCATCATCAGAAAGCTGGCGGCCGTTACGCAAAATATCTGCGTGGTAGGCGATGACGCGCAAAGCATATATGGCTTTCGCGGGGCCGACATTTCCAACATCCTCAACTTTGAGAAGGACTACCCCGATTTGAAGGTCATCAAACTGGAACAGAACTACCGTTCCACCAAGACCATTGTGGAGGCCGCCAACTCCGTGATCGCGAAAAACAAGGCACAGTTGCCCAAGCATGTATGGACTTCCAATGAAGACGGTAGCCTTATCGGGCTGATCAAAGCCGTGTCCGACAACGAGGAAGGGAAGCTGGTGGCCACCTCCATTTTTGAGGAAAAGATGCAGCACCAGCTAAAGTTCAGCGACATTGCCATACTCTACCGGACCAACAGCCAATCGCGTGCCCTTGAGGAGTCGTTGAGGCGCATGAACATCAAATACAAAATCATCGGGGGGCTTTCCTTTTACCAGCGCAAGGAGATCAAGGACCTGTTGGCCTACCTGCGCTACACGCTCAACCAGCAGGACGAGGCTTCCTTCCGGAGGATCATCAACCTTCCCAGGCGTGGCATTGGGGGCTCCACGGTGGACAAGGTGATAGTGGCGGCAAACGACCACGGCATTACCATCTGGGAGGTACTTCAGAACGCCAGCAGCTTTTTGGGGGGCCGGGCCGTGAACGCCATTGAAAACTTTGTGGCCCTGATCAACCGGTTTGTCATAGAAGTGGGGAGCAAAGACGCCTATGAGGCCGCGGCAGGGATCGCCAAATCCTCGGGGCTGCTTCGTGAGCTGTATGAAGACAAGACGGTGGAGGGCCTCAACCGGTATGAGAACGTACAGGAACTCCTTAACGCCATCAAGGAATTCACGGACGACCCGGAAAAAGAAGACAAAAGCCTTGCCGCCTTCCTGCAGGAAGTTTCGCTGGTCACGGGCCAGGACGAAGACAAGGACAACGACCCTGAGAAGGTGACCCTGATGACCATCCACATGGCCAAAGGCCTGGAGTTCAAGTATGTGTACATCGTGGGGATGGAAGAGGACTTGTTCCCCTCCCAGATGATGCTCACCAGCCGCTCGGAACTGGAGGAGGAAAGAAGGTTGTTTTATGTGGCCATTACGCGTTCGCAAAAAAAGCTGTTCCTCTCCTATGCGCTTACCCGCTACCGGTTTGGGCGGCTCAAAAACTGCGAGCCCAGCCGTTTCCTGGACGACATAGACGCCCGGTACATCAAGGTGAGCGCAAGGGTGGGCGTCCTGGAGCCGGCACCCAACCCCCAGTACGCCAAGAGTTTTGTCAGCGGCCTGAAAAAGGCCCAGAGGGCACAGCCCACGATGAAATCCAATTACAAGCCATCCCCGGATTTTGCCCCCAGCGACACGTCCGGCCTCAAGGAAGGCATGAAGGTGGAACACCCTAAGTTCGGGTATGGCGTGGTAACGGCCATGGACGACACGGGGGCTAACCGGAAGGCGCGGATCAAGTTCAGCGATTTTGGCGAAAAGACATTATTACTTAGCTTTGCCAAGCTCAAAATCCATGAGAATTAG
- a CDS encoding DUF3109 family protein: MIKVGEVLVSDDIKEVEFVCHLEKCKGACCVEGDLGAPLEEDELPIMEAIQEDIRPYLTKEGLKSIKRHGPYLLDEDGDYSTPTINGRECAYAHYDEKGILKCGIEQAYLDGKVPFRKPISCHLYPIRVTRKKGFEAVNYHKWGICAAACVLGQSLGVPLYKFLKEPLVRKYGEAWYRELVRQVERGKATEKKQKKR, translated from the coding sequence ATGATAAAAGTAGGGGAGGTACTGGTCTCGGACGACATCAAGGAAGTGGAATTCGTATGCCACCTGGAGAAATGCAAGGGCGCCTGTTGTGTGGAAGGCGACCTGGGCGCCCCCCTCGAGGAAGACGAACTGCCCATCATGGAAGCCATCCAGGAGGACATCAGGCCCTACCTTACCAAAGAGGGGCTGAAGTCCATAAAGCGGCATGGCCCCTACCTGTTGGACGAGGATGGGGATTACTCCACCCCCACCATCAACGGCAGGGAGTGTGCTTACGCCCACTATGACGAAAAGGGGATACTCAAGTGCGGCATCGAACAGGCCTACCTGGATGGCAAGGTCCCTTTCCGGAAGCCCATCTCCTGCCATTTGTACCCCATCCGCGTCACCAGGAAAAAGGGGTTTGAGGCCGTCAACTACCACAAGTGGGGCATTTGCGCTGCGGCCTGTGTGCTGGGACAGTCGTTGGGCGTGCCGCTGTACAAATTCCTGAAGGAACCCCTGGTGCGCAAATATGGCGAAGCGTGGTACCGGGAACTGGTCAGGCAGGTCGAAAGGGGCAAGGCAACGGAAAAGAAGCAAAAAAAAAGGTGA
- a CDS encoding thioredoxin domain-containing protein: MQNDDKRPNRLIHATSPYLLQHAYNPVDWYEWGEEALAKAKKEDKPILVSIGYSSCHWCHVMEHESFENEDIAALMNENFVSIKVDREERPDIDQIYMDAVQAMGINGGWPLNVFITPDQKPFYGGTYFSPSNWSQLLLQISKVYREKREDIDKSADALARKLAASDLDRFRQPDQDATFTDQGMKAMYGALASTFDNEWGGMGKAPKFVMPTQWLFLLRYYTKSKDPHALGMAGLTLKKMAMGGLYDQVGGGFARYSVDRRWFAPHFEKMLYDNAQLLGLYSEAYRLTKEGFYKRVAYETVDWLTREMMGEGGGFFSALDADSEGEEGKYYVWGKAEFDRVAQGPAWLANYYSVTDSGNWEHGNNILYVEKPEDVFIKEHHLTRAQFHQELDAARKKLLAAREKRTRPGLDDKVLTGWNAMAIQGLLDAYSAFGDDRFLELAIRNMQFLEKNLMDKKIYRSFKVRRSATEGFLEDYAFVIQAYTSLYQCTFDEAWLAKATKWLEYTQAHFYDPAEGYFHFSSGSAEKLIARKKEIFDNVVPSSNGVMARNLLHLGILLDHDAYQLQARNMVSQINSLIEGEPAYMSNWAILYSELATPMAEVVVVGPGAKAMARELRKNYLPFSLLMGTGPGPGSILPLLEGKTNLDGEPATIYVCFNKTCQLPVHSVKQALEQIPGGQRP, encoded by the coding sequence ATGCAAAATGACGACAAAAGGCCCAACCGTTTGATCCACGCCACCAGCCCCTATCTGCTACAACATGCCTACAATCCCGTGGACTGGTATGAATGGGGCGAAGAAGCATTGGCCAAGGCAAAAAAAGAGGATAAACCCATTTTGGTGAGCATTGGTTATTCCTCCTGCCATTGGTGCCATGTGATGGAGCATGAATCTTTTGAAAACGAGGACATTGCGGCCCTTATGAACGAAAATTTCGTCAGCATCAAGGTGGACCGCGAAGAACGGCCCGACATAGACCAAATATATATGGATGCCGTGCAGGCCATGGGGATCAACGGGGGCTGGCCGTTGAACGTGTTCATCACCCCCGATCAAAAGCCTTTTTACGGGGGCACTTACTTTTCCCCATCGAACTGGTCGCAATTGCTGTTGCAAATCTCCAAGGTGTACAGGGAAAAGCGTGAGGACATAGACAAATCGGCCGATGCCCTTGCCAGGAAACTGGCCGCCAGTGACCTGGACCGCTTCCGGCAACCGGACCAGGACGCCACGTTTACCGACCAGGGCATGAAGGCCATGTACGGGGCGTTGGCCTCCACCTTCGACAACGAATGGGGGGGCATGGGGAAGGCGCCCAAGTTTGTCATGCCCACGCAGTGGCTTTTCCTGCTTCGATACTACACGAAGTCAAAAGACCCGCACGCGCTGGGGATGGCAGGGCTCACCCTGAAGAAGATGGCCATGGGAGGGCTTTACGACCAGGTAGGGGGCGGCTTTGCCCGGTATTCCGTGGACCGCAGATGGTTTGCCCCGCACTTTGAAAAAATGCTTTACGACAATGCGCAATTGCTTGGCCTCTACTCCGAAGCCTACCGCCTGACAAAAGAGGGTTTTTATAAGCGGGTGGCCTATGAGACCGTGGATTGGCTAACGAGGGAGATGATGGGCGAAGGAGGCGGGTTTTTTTCTGCCCTGGATGCCGACAGCGAGGGGGAGGAAGGCAAATATTACGTGTGGGGCAAAGCGGAATTTGACCGCGTTGCCCAGGGGCCTGCATGGCTGGCCAATTATTATTCCGTTACCGACAGTGGCAATTGGGAGCACGGCAACAACATCCTGTATGTGGAAAAACCGGAGGATGTTTTTATAAAGGAACACCACCTCACCCGTGCACAGTTTCACCAGGAACTGGATGCTGCCAGGAAAAAATTGCTGGCCGCGCGGGAAAAGAGGACAAGGCCCGGCCTGGACGACAAGGTACTTACCGGATGGAACGCCATGGCCATTCAGGGCCTCCTCGATGCCTATTCCGCTTTTGGCGATGACAGGTTCTTGGAACTGGCCATCCGCAACATGCAATTCCTCGAAAAAAACCTAATGGACAAAAAAATTTACCGGTCTTTTAAAGTAAGGCGCTCGGCCACAGAGGGTTTTTTGGAGGACTACGCCTTTGTCATACAGGCTTACACCTCCCTGTACCAGTGCACCTTTGACGAAGCCTGGCTGGCCAAGGCCACGAAATGGCTGGAGTACACGCAGGCCCATTTTTACGACCCGGCAGAAGGTTACTTTCACTTTTCCAGTGGCAGTGCCGAAAAATTGATTGCACGCAAAAAGGAAATTTTCGACAACGTGGTGCCCTCCTCCAATGGCGTGATGGCCCGCAACTTATTGCACCTGGGGATACTCCTTGACCATGACGCCTACCAATTGCAGGCGCGGAACATGGTGTCGCAAATCAACAGCCTCATAGAAGGGGAGCCTGCGTATATGTCAAACTGGGCCATCCTCTACAGCGAACTGGCCACGCCCATGGCCGAAGTGGTGGTGGTGGGGCCAGGGGCAAAAGCAATGGCCAGGGAATTGAGGAAAAATTACCTGCCCTTCAGCCTGCTGATGGGGACAGGGCCGGGACCAGGCAGCATCCTGCCCCTGTTGGAGGGGAAGACAAACCTGGACGGGGAGCCCGCCACGATTTATGTGTGCTTTAATAAAACGTGCCAATTGCCTGTGCACAGTGTAAAACAGGCCCTGGAACAAATACCGGGGGGACAGCGGCCATAG
- a CDS encoding helix-turn-helix transcriptional regulator, protein MEVFNWITEFVCGLGIVMGLVWLLSKSWWFARAHYLAFYLIFFCLILLEQNLYWTTFYLENPHLLLLTDPLALLLGPLLFLYVSQRTLKFNWIHFLPALSIISSYLPVYILNADEKIEFIQRTIWNGESINSIQFILFRVILIAQIVGYGYYMQSKMKWVWEVKRFFSPGISLDQIILASYFLFGLVKVAWLFFTLFFNYEWIDVFDTTIRLITMLSVFYLFLNVINKVKVGIKKEPYAKSSIENGEVMHLKERLNNLMKDREPYLNRALKMVEIAAHLNISEHKLSQLLNVHLGTNFFDFVNKYRVNKARLLLKDPAFDKYTIETIARECGFNSKSTFNEAFKKIEGITPSAFKKY, encoded by the coding sequence ATGGAAGTATTTAACTGGATAACAGAGTTCGTTTGTGGGTTGGGCATCGTAATGGGACTGGTTTGGTTACTGAGTAAAAGTTGGTGGTTTGCAAGAGCCCACTACCTCGCTTTTTACCTCATATTCTTCTGTCTCATCCTGCTGGAGCAGAATCTCTACTGGACTACTTTTTACTTAGAAAATCCACACCTTCTATTATTAACAGACCCATTGGCCTTATTACTTGGCCCGTTGTTGTTTTTGTATGTGAGTCAGCGGACGTTGAAGTTCAATTGGATTCATTTTTTGCCAGCATTATCTATCATTTCCTCCTACCTACCTGTCTACATATTAAATGCTGATGAGAAAATAGAATTTATTCAACGAACAATTTGGAATGGGGAAAGTATTAATTCCATTCAATTTATACTGTTCAGGGTAATATTGATAGCCCAGATCGTTGGGTATGGTTATTACATGCAGTCAAAAATGAAATGGGTTTGGGAGGTAAAGCGATTTTTCTCACCCGGTATTTCTTTAGATCAAATTATTCTGGCATCCTACTTTCTTTTTGGTTTGGTGAAAGTAGCCTGGTTGTTCTTTACCCTTTTCTTTAATTATGAATGGATTGATGTTTTTGATACGACCATACGGTTGATCACCATGTTATCTGTTTTTTATTTGTTCTTGAATGTGATAAATAAAGTAAAGGTGGGGATAAAGAAAGAGCCATACGCCAAATCTTCTATTGAGAATGGGGAGGTAATGCATTTAAAGGAACGACTGAATAATCTTATGAAGGATAGGGAACCCTATTTGAACAGGGCCTTAAAAATGGTAGAGATTGCTGCCCACTTGAATATCAGTGAGCATAAACTCTCCCAGTTGCTCAACGTGCATCTTGGAACCAATTTTTTTGATTTCGTAAATAAGTATCGGGTGAACAAAGCAAGATTGTTACTGAAGGACCCGGCTTTTGATAAATACACCATCGAAACCATTGCGAGGGAGTGCGGTTTTAACTCGAAGAGTACATTCAACGAAGCATTCAAAAAGATAGAAGGTATTACCCCCTCGGCTTTCAAGAAATATTAA